GTCCCCGCCGCCGTCGCTGCGGCCACGGCCGGCGCCCCGGCGCCCTCCGCCACCGCAGCGGGAGCGGAGGCCGCGGCGGATTCCGCCGCCGCGACCGACCTGAACGACTTCTCCGACACCGCCGACTTCGAGTGGAACTTCGACGAAGAGGCGAGCGACACGGAGTTCGAGATCGACGCGGCCGCAACGGCTTTCTACATGCCGCGCGGGAACATCGTCACGTTCAAGGCCAAAGCCCTCAACGGAACGCCGCCTTTCAGCTTCACCTGGGACTTCGGCGACGGCTCCCCGCCGGGCAGCGGCGAGATGATCAAGCACCGCTTCGAGAAGCTCGGCAACATCGAGGTCACCGTTCGGGCCAAGGACGCCAGCGGCGCGACGGCGTTCATGCAGCTCGGGCTGCTCGTACACCACCCGGTCGACTACGCGTACCGGATGCAGCAGGACGAGAAGACGATCGAGGAGCTGAAGAAGCGCTACCCCGACTGGGTTCCGGCATCGCCCGCCCCGGCCGTCACACCGTAGATTCCGAGCGGCACGAGCTTCCGGATCACCGCGGTCGGCGGCGTGTCCGCCGGTGAATCGGGCAGGTAGATCGCGAGATCCACGTCCGCCGCGACCGATGTGAACGCGAGGCCGGGTGCGCGCGGTGCGGGCGCGTAGCGGCTCTGGATCCAGTACGCGGGCCGGGCGCCCTTCGCGAGATGCGCGAGGAGCGCGCGCCACGCCGGTCCGCCGCCGGTCGCCATGACGGTCTCGCGCCCGTACACGAGCCAGAGCGCGACCTGCGGTTGCAGCTCGGCGAAGCCGCCGTCGATGACGACGACCGCATCC
This DNA window, taken from Deltaproteobacteria bacterium, encodes the following:
- a CDS encoding PKD domain-containing protein, which translates into the protein MPHTSHPPRPRAGGFVSWALLCCLSLVALACSPSETPRPVAIATAVPAAVAAATAGAPAPSATAAGAEAAADSAAATDLNDFSDTADFEWNFDEEASDTEFEIDAAATAFYMPRGNIVTFKAKALNGTPPFSFTWDFGDGSPPGSGEMIKHRFEKLGNIEVTVRAKDASGATAFMQLGLLVHHPVDYAYRMQQDEKTIEELKKRYPDWVPASPAPAVTP